A stretch of DNA from Halobacillus litoralis:
GAGAGATGGATACAAGGGATTTATACAAATCCGCAATCGCTTCTCCTTCATCCTTGGCGATGTCGATGCTCATGTACTGATCACCGATGTAAAACTTGATTTCTAAATCCAGATCGATCGTCCCCGCCGTCTCCACAGATACATGGCGAATCGGATGCTGGTAATAGTCATAGCGTTTGATGTTCCGTTTACTGCTTGTCGCTTTGTCACCATCGAGGTGGATAAGCGCACGGTTCGTAAAGCAGTATTCATCACTTTTTGACTTGATTAAAAAATGGATTTTCTCCCCGTCTTCCGTCAATACAAAATCATCGGACTGTGCTTTATCAAAGTCTTCTTTTCTGATGATCTTTCCAATGTCACTCAAACCCAGTGCATCACTGGCCATTTTCTTGAACATGGTTATACCTCCTGAATGTTCGTATTCGTTGTTTACTTCGATACTACAGACCCAAATCCTCTTGTTGAAAATAA
This window harbors:
- a CDS encoding PH domain-containing protein yields the protein MFKKMASDALGLSDIGKIIRKEDFDKAQSDDFVLTEDGEKIHFLIKSKSDEYCFTNRALIHLDGDKATSSKRNIKRYDYYQHPIRHVSVETAGTIDLDLEIKFYIGDQYMSIDIAKDEGEAIADLYKSLVSISQIQEENQRQAAFAKDSIGMAQDLIHDNRFHENDISKEFSDAATFAYDWFTQKYKENTRKDFDDVFEKYIQN